The Corynebacterium poyangense genome includes a window with the following:
- the rplK gene encoding 50S ribosomal protein L11 — protein sequence MAPKKKKVTGLIKLQIEAGAANPAPPVGPALGAHGVNIMDFCKQYNAATEAQRGNVVPVEITVYEDRSFSFVLKTPPAAKLLLKAAGLQKGSGVPHTQKVGTVTIDQVKEIATTKMPDLNARDIDAACKIIAGTARSMGITVKE from the coding sequence ATGGCTCCGAAGAAGAAGAAAGTTACTGGCCTGATCAAGCTGCAGATCGAAGCTGGTGCCGCTAACCCGGCTCCTCCGGTTGGTCCGGCTTTGGGTGCTCACGGTGTGAACATCATGGACTTCTGTAAGCAGTACAACGCTGCTACTGAAGCTCAGCGGGGCAACGTTGTGCCCGTGGAAATCACCGTCTATGAAGACCGTAGCTTCTCCTTCGTGCTGAAGACCCCTCCAGCTGCGAAACTGCTGCTCAAGGCTGCTGGTTTGCAGAAGGGTTCTGGTGTTCCGCACACCCAAAAGGTTGGCACTGTCACCATTGACCAGGTGAAAGAAATTGCCACCACTAAGATGCCGGACCTGAACGCTCGCGATATTGACGCAGCGTGCAAGATTATTGCCGGTACGGCACGCTCCATGGGCATCACTGTCAAGGAGTAA
- a CDS encoding polyprenyl synthetase family protein — protein sequence MSVNSVDLGDPQLNQAIQEGMQRVEHILREELSRGEDFLVEKVLHLVEAGGKRFRPMFALLAAQYGPHSDTDAVAEAAAVVEVVHLATLYHDDVMDEAERRRGVASANSRWNNSVAILAGDILLAHASGLMARLGTETVAHFSETFAMLVTGQMRETIGAQGGDPVEHYLKVIREKTGVLIASAGYLGALHAGADSHTIAALQRFGSAIGMVFQIVDDIIDIFSDPKESGKTPGTDLKEGVYTLPVLYALREESEEGDRLRELLVGPVHDDETLEEILDLLRRSSGREQALADVHRYLEEADEQLKHLPENAATRALRMLASFSVQRAG from the coding sequence ATGTCGGTGAACAGCGTGGACCTGGGTGACCCGCAGTTGAATCAGGCGATTCAGGAGGGTATGCAACGGGTAGAGCACATCTTGCGGGAAGAACTATCCCGCGGTGAGGACTTCTTGGTGGAGAAGGTGCTGCACCTGGTGGAAGCCGGGGGGAAACGCTTCCGGCCCATGTTTGCGCTGTTAGCCGCCCAATATGGCCCCCATTCTGATACCGATGCGGTGGCTGAAGCTGCCGCTGTGGTGGAGGTAGTTCATTTAGCTACTCTCTACCACGATGATGTGATGGATGAGGCAGAGCGACGCCGTGGTGTGGCTTCGGCTAATAGTCGATGGAATAACTCCGTCGCTATTTTGGCCGGGGATATTCTTCTTGCTCATGCCTCCGGACTTATGGCACGGCTCGGGACCGAAACCGTGGCTCACTTTTCCGAAACTTTTGCCATGTTGGTGACTGGGCAGATGCGTGAGACTATCGGTGCTCAAGGCGGAGATCCGGTGGAGCACTACCTTAAGGTGATTCGGGAAAAAACTGGGGTGCTGATTGCCTCAGCGGGGTATTTAGGGGCGCTACATGCCGGGGCTGATTCCCATACCATCGCTGCCTTGCAGCGCTTTGGTTCAGCTATTGGGATGGTGTTCCAAATAGTTGATGACATCATTGACATCTTCTCTGATCCTAAGGAATCTGGGAAAACACCAGGTACGGATCTTAAAGAAGGGGTCTATACCTTGCCGGTTCTTTATGCTCTTCGAGAGGAGAGCGAGGAAGGGGACCGGTTGCGGGAATTGCTTGTGGGGCCGGTACACGATGATGAGACGTTGGAAGAAATCCTTGATCTTCTGCGCCGTAGTAGTGGTCGTGAACAGGCCTTAGCTGATGTTCATCGTTATCTTGAGGAAGCTGATGAGCAATTGAAGCACCTTCCTGAGAATGCGGCTACGCGGGCTCTTCGGATGCTGGCTAGTTTCAGTGTCCAGCGAGCTGGCTAA
- a CDS encoding demethylmenaquinone methyltransferase has product MAKADLNKNPLDVAKMFDDVGEKYDRTNTIQSFGQDRRWRRRTREALNLKPGEKILDLAAGTAVSTVEMACSGAWCVACDFSAGMLAAGAHRDVPKVVGDGMCLPFADNTFDAATISYGLRNIHDFRAGLEEMARVTKPGGRLCVAEFSTPVLPVFRTVYKEYLMRLLPRIANVISSNPDAYEYLAESIRHWPGQEELAAEINAHGWQNCTYTNLTFGIVALHCATKPEN; this is encoded by the coding sequence ATGGCCAAGGCAGATTTAAATAAAAATCCACTCGACGTTGCCAAGATGTTTGATGATGTGGGAGAAAAATATGACCGCACCAATACCATTCAGTCGTTTGGTCAGGATCGACGGTGGCGGCGTCGGACCCGCGAGGCGCTGAACCTGAAGCCTGGAGAAAAGATTCTGGACTTGGCAGCTGGAACTGCTGTATCGACCGTGGAAATGGCTTGTTCCGGGGCGTGGTGCGTCGCTTGTGACTTTTCTGCCGGCATGTTAGCTGCGGGAGCTCATCGCGATGTCCCCAAGGTGGTAGGCGATGGGATGTGCCTACCCTTTGCAGATAACACCTTTGATGCCGCCACAATTTCCTATGGCTTGCGAAATATTCATGATTTTCGGGCTGGTTTAGAAGAGATGGCGCGGGTCACAAAACCCGGCGGCAGGCTGTGCGTTGCGGAATTTTCCACTCCCGTCTTACCAGTTTTTCGTACCGTGTACAAAGAGTACTTAATGCGACTTTTGCCACGGATTGCCAATGTGATTTCCTCCAACCCGGATGCCTATGAATACCTGGCGGAATCCATCCGACATTGGCCAGGCCAGGAAGAACTTGCTGCAGAAATCAATGCCCACGGGTGGCAAAACTGCACCTACACCAACCTCACCTTTGGGATCGTGGCCTTGCACTGCGCCACCAAACCAGAGAACTAG
- the menD gene encoding 2-succinyl-5-enolpyruvyl-6-hydroxy-3-cyclohexene-1-carboxylic-acid synthase translates to MSQPPAFELAHHVIRRCLDAEVRDVVLCPGSRNSPLSFALTQYPELRLHVRVDERSASFLALGLSRVTRRPVPVVMTSGTAVAECLAAVVEAAHSHQRLVVLSADRPSRLVGTGASQTITQLGLFSSVIPSHQIETAQDTHRIPDIIQAAGAGPTHLNIAFDTPLLPTELAPREDTQPRLAPTPLPPQVWDHGEVCIDLRRRPLVISGDEAWEIEELADLPTLAEPTAPAPFHPVHPAAAGLLRKGSISQGEYQVDTRPEQVIVVGHPTLHRDVLALISDSDIDVICLSQTAQFTDLGRQASAYGTRVRTVGAVDKQWQKICHAASDLAADTIRQLLAEPEYGFHGVHVAAAISDGLGVGDTLFVGASNPVRDLSLVGLPFGGVPTYSPRGAAGIDGSISQAVGIALATQALAPTDLRAPRTIAYLGDLTFLHDINGLAIGPTEPHPENLTLVVANDGGGGIFESLESGAPGLREHFERVVATPTQVDIAALCQGYQVHYRRVENLEELLQALADSVDYSPGMEVIEVMTSRAGRRAFHEAIRQKLG, encoded by the coding sequence TTGTCCCAACCTCCGGCTTTTGAGCTGGCCCACCATGTCATTCGACGCTGTCTAGACGCCGAGGTTCGGGACGTGGTGCTATGCCCAGGATCTCGGAACTCTCCCTTATCTTTTGCCCTGACCCAGTACCCGGAGCTACGCCTCCACGTTCGAGTTGATGAACGTTCTGCCAGTTTCTTGGCATTAGGGCTCAGCCGAGTTACTCGCCGACCGGTTCCGGTAGTGATGACCTCTGGAACAGCTGTGGCCGAGTGCTTAGCCGCGGTCGTAGAAGCAGCTCATTCGCATCAGCGCCTCGTGGTGTTGAGCGCGGATCGCCCTTCTCGCCTGGTCGGGACAGGCGCTAGCCAAACCATCACCCAGTTGGGTCTCTTTAGCAGTGTCATTCCTTCCCACCAGATTGAAACGGCACAGGATACTCACCGCATTCCAGACATTATCCAGGCTGCCGGCGCCGGGCCCACTCATCTCAATATTGCTTTTGATACCCCGCTGTTACCCACTGAATTAGCTCCGAGGGAAGACACTCAGCCTCGTTTGGCACCTACTCCGTTGCCACCTCAGGTGTGGGATCACGGTGAGGTGTGCATTGATCTGAGACGTCGCCCCCTGGTGATTAGCGGTGATGAAGCCTGGGAAATTGAAGAATTAGCTGACTTGCCGACGTTAGCGGAGCCGACTGCCCCAGCACCTTTTCACCCCGTGCATCCGGCCGCCGCGGGGCTGCTTCGTAAAGGCAGTATTAGCCAGGGAGAATACCAGGTTGATACGCGTCCTGAACAGGTGATTGTGGTAGGCCATCCGACCCTGCACCGAGACGTTCTAGCCTTAATCTCCGACTCTGACATTGATGTGATTTGTCTGTCTCAAACAGCGCAGTTTACGGATCTGGGGCGACAGGCTAGTGCCTATGGGACCAGGGTTCGCACAGTGGGGGCGGTAGATAAGCAATGGCAGAAAATCTGTCATGCGGCCAGCGATCTAGCTGCTGACACCATCCGCCAATTGCTGGCTGAGCCAGAATACGGTTTTCATGGCGTCCATGTTGCTGCTGCGATCTCCGATGGACTGGGCGTAGGGGATACGCTGTTTGTTGGAGCTTCTAATCCCGTTCGAGACCTCTCCCTAGTGGGGCTTCCTTTTGGTGGGGTCCCAACCTATTCCCCCCGGGGCGCAGCAGGGATTGATGGATCTATTTCTCAAGCAGTCGGGATTGCGCTAGCAACCCAGGCTTTGGCACCCACAGACCTCCGGGCACCACGGACTATCGCCTATCTTGGGGACTTGACCTTCCTGCATGACATCAACGGTTTAGCAATAGGTCCGACGGAACCTCACCCGGAAAATCTCACTCTCGTGGTGGCTAATGATGGAGGCGGAGGTATTTTCGAAAGTTTGGAATCAGGCGCTCCTGGTTTAAGAGAGCATTTTGAACGGGTTGTTGCTACTCCAACTCAGGTTGATATCGCTGCGCTGTGTCAGGGGTATCAGGTTCACTACCGTCGGGTAGAAAATCTTGAGGAACTTCTCCAGGCTTTAGCCGATAGCGTGGATTATTCCCCAGGAATGGAGGTCATTGAGGTCATGACCAGTCGAGCTGGGCGTCGAGCATTTCATGAGGCGATCCGACAGAAGTTGGGTTAA
- a CDS encoding LTA synthase family protein, with product MSVFFIQLTQWLVASVMYWILASTRKTPLRLWKSVSFGVNTVIITFLITVFAIRVLPYGLPHPIWFYFLYFGGAIGVALCGVGIFRAVMRRRSPQAIPHSRLLPAIIWAILGGFIAAFAALGFFISNWFHQFFGELSVDQLVFVVTSGNGESTAVTDAQINNYMIAPVFMLLVIGLQVPIWCPTYTRRLLSILGITTLAVASTGYAFAVLPLSDLGSMNSTSEFLADNYVNPRDTVTFPAKKRNFIHIYMESVENSYYDRDHGGYDDRNYMPDLLKLNEKSVHFSHTDTMGGPHQTFGSVHSVAAMINMEAGVPMKTSIAGGTAEAMFYPKFPTMGELLHDNGYNTELMMGADASWGGLGDYYREHGDFLVFDHAYAINHGYLPEGYKEWWGYEDDKIYEFAKREITRLSQQPKPFYFILENADTHFPDGYKSPKITEEPFDTQYGNVIFYSQAQVMKFVQWVQQQPFAQDTSIMIVGDHRSMDKAFFDGWDKDYERTIVNMILNPAIAPPPRERMHRRDFAPFDLFPTALAAIGANIKDDRAGIGTNLFSGRKTLIEEHGLQSINDALAKRSEFYFDFRQ from the coding sequence GTGAGCGTCTTTTTTATTCAGCTTACCCAGTGGCTTGTGGCAAGCGTGATGTACTGGATTCTAGCCAGTACGCGGAAGACCCCGCTGCGGCTCTGGAAGAGCGTCAGCTTCGGCGTCAATACCGTGATTATTACTTTCCTCATTACGGTTTTTGCGATACGAGTATTGCCCTACGGGTTACCCCATCCCATCTGGTTTTATTTTCTCTACTTTGGCGGAGCTATCGGTGTTGCGCTATGCGGGGTAGGTATATTCCGCGCGGTGATGCGTCGTCGCTCCCCTCAAGCGATTCCTCATTCGCGATTACTACCCGCAATTATTTGGGCAATTCTCGGAGGTTTTATTGCTGCTTTCGCAGCCCTCGGATTCTTTATCTCTAACTGGTTTCATCAATTCTTCGGAGAGCTATCAGTTGATCAATTAGTTTTTGTGGTCACCAGCGGAAACGGGGAATCCACAGCCGTAACAGACGCCCAAATCAATAATTACATGATTGCGCCTGTTTTCATGCTCCTGGTCATTGGGCTTCAAGTTCCGATATGGTGCCCGACGTACACTCGGCGCCTGCTCAGCATTTTGGGGATCACTACCTTGGCGGTGGCCTCAACGGGTTATGCTTTTGCGGTTTTACCTCTATCTGATTTGGGTTCTATGAACAGTACCTCCGAGTTCTTGGCCGATAACTACGTCAACCCGAGAGACACGGTGACGTTCCCGGCAAAGAAACGGAATTTCATCCATATTTATATGGAGTCGGTCGAAAACTCCTACTATGACCGTGACCATGGCGGTTATGATGATCGCAACTACATGCCAGATTTGTTGAAGCTGAACGAAAAATCCGTGCATTTTTCCCACACTGACACGATGGGTGGTCCTCACCAGACTTTCGGCTCAGTTCACTCGGTGGCTGCCATGATCAATATGGAAGCTGGTGTTCCCATGAAAACGTCGATCGCTGGCGGCACTGCCGAAGCTATGTTTTACCCGAAGTTCCCGACTATGGGGGAGCTACTCCATGACAATGGCTACAACACTGAGTTGATGATGGGAGCAGACGCTAGCTGGGGTGGTCTTGGGGACTACTACCGAGAGCATGGGGACTTCCTCGTCTTCGACCATGCCTACGCCATTAACCACGGTTATCTTCCCGAAGGCTACAAGGAATGGTGGGGTTATGAAGACGATAAAATCTATGAATTTGCGAAGAGAGAAATCACGCGGCTCTCTCAGCAGCCCAAGCCTTTTTACTTTATTTTGGAAAACGCTGATACCCACTTCCCCGATGGCTATAAGTCTCCCAAGATCACCGAAGAACCCTTTGACACTCAATACGGCAATGTAATCTTTTATTCCCAAGCACAAGTGATGAAATTTGTGCAGTGGGTGCAGCAACAGCCTTTTGCTCAGGACACCTCCATCATGATTGTGGGGGATCATCGTTCTATGGATAAGGCATTTTTTGATGGCTGGGATAAAGACTATGAAAGAACCATCGTCAATATGATTCTTAATCCTGCTATCGCACCACCTCCACGAGAAAGAATGCATCGGCGGGATTTTGCCCCCTTTGATCTTTTCCCCACCGCTTTGGCCGCCATCGGAGCCAATATTAAAGATGACCGAGCTGGTATCGGAACCAACCTCTTTTCTGGGAGGAAAACCCTCATCGAAGAACACGGGCTTCAGAGCATAAATGATGCTTTAGCTAAGCGAAGCGAATTCTATTTCGACTTCCGCCAATAG
- the nusG gene encoding transcription termination/antitermination protein NusG yields MSEENTTPAEVAEDQPQVVEEQPVQEADVAIVEESAQLDTPAEDSDAEYRARLRKFTRDLKKKPGSWYIVQTYSGYENKVKTNLDMRAQTLEVEDSIYEVVVPIEQVIEIKDGKRKPVKRKLLPGYVLVRMDINDRSWSVVRDTPGVTSFVGNEGNATPVKHRDVAKFLLPSLTDDVEAPVVNEDGEQVVAMPEEKSKPQQRIDYEVGEAVTILTGALASVSATISEIDQETGKIQALVSIFGRETPVELTADQVEKIT; encoded by the coding sequence ATGAGTGAAGAAAACACCACACCGGCCGAAGTAGCCGAGGATCAACCCCAGGTAGTTGAAGAACAACCTGTGCAAGAGGCCGACGTGGCTATTGTTGAGGAATCTGCTCAACTCGATACTCCAGCGGAGGATTCCGATGCAGAGTACCGGGCGCGGCTGCGGAAATTTACCCGGGATCTGAAGAAAAAGCCGGGTAGTTGGTATATTGTGCAGACGTATTCCGGGTACGAGAACAAGGTAAAGACGAACCTGGATATGCGGGCTCAGACCCTGGAGGTGGAAGATTCCATCTATGAGGTCGTGGTGCCTATTGAGCAAGTCATCGAAATTAAAGATGGCAAGCGCAAGCCCGTTAAACGGAAACTCCTGCCCGGTTATGTGCTGGTGCGCATGGATATCAATGACCGGTCCTGGTCAGTTGTGCGAGACACCCCTGGGGTCACCTCCTTCGTAGGCAACGAAGGCAACGCCACCCCGGTAAAGCACCGTGATGTGGCGAAATTCTTGCTTCCTTCCTTGACTGATGATGTGGAAGCACCGGTGGTGAATGAAGACGGTGAACAAGTTGTTGCGATGCCGGAGGAAAAATCGAAGCCGCAGCAGCGCATCGACTACGAGGTGGGGGAAGCCGTTACTATCCTTACCGGTGCTTTGGCTTCGGTCTCTGCCACTATCTCTGAAATCGACCAAGAAACCGGTAAGATTCAGGCCTTGGTCAGTATCTTTGGTCGGGAAACCCCGGTAGAGCTTACTGCTGATCAGGTGGAGAAAATCACTTAA
- a CDS encoding geranylgeranyl reductase family protein produces MTDDIQQVEVLVIGAGPAGATAALHAAQQGYEVLLCDSAPFPRDKTCGDGLTPRALKQLRDLNIAERVLPPFRTDGLVLHGFGSDIYAPWPDSIFGKEGSAVPRQQFDHALVQEAIRCGVTFWGGAKARQARVDHGRLEHIQVGEKLIKPKFALVCDGVRSPVGKELGREWQQQEVYGIAARSYCTTPRAEEPWIHSHAELRSEDGKIQPGYGWIFPLGGEQGKVNLGCGALSTSARPAKINTKKLLEFYAAQQREEWQLGAPEQVTSALLPMGGSISGVAGKNWALVGDAAALVNPLNGEGIDYGMESAQLAVMMMASQKNPDFRRQWPEILRAEFGTAFLLGRTIARALTLPRFLPIAGSLALKEPIGPRLMPVAARLMGNLISEEDQDLVARIWRATGHSATSWRYIRRQLGRSITPLWGEQI; encoded by the coding sequence GTGACTGACGATATTCAACAGGTAGAAGTCCTTGTGATCGGTGCCGGTCCCGCTGGTGCCACTGCAGCCCTTCACGCCGCCCAACAGGGCTATGAGGTGCTGTTATGCGATTCAGCACCCTTTCCGCGCGATAAAACCTGCGGAGATGGGTTGACCCCCCGAGCCCTAAAACAGCTTCGCGATCTTAATATCGCTGAGCGAGTACTACCCCCTTTCCGTACTGACGGGCTTGTCCTCCATGGTTTTGGTTCCGACATCTATGCTCCCTGGCCGGATAGTATTTTCGGCAAGGAAGGCTCAGCGGTCCCGCGCCAGCAATTTGACCACGCCTTAGTGCAGGAAGCCATCCGTTGCGGGGTGACTTTTTGGGGAGGTGCGAAAGCCCGTCAGGCGCGCGTCGACCACGGCCGCCTTGAGCATATTCAGGTGGGAGAAAAACTAATAAAACCCAAGTTTGCCCTGGTCTGCGATGGGGTGCGCTCACCGGTAGGAAAAGAATTGGGGCGAGAATGGCAACAGCAAGAGGTGTATGGGATTGCGGCACGATCCTATTGCACCACCCCACGAGCTGAAGAACCGTGGATTCATTCTCACGCGGAATTGCGTTCCGAGGATGGGAAAATACAACCCGGGTATGGTTGGATTTTCCCTCTAGGAGGGGAGCAAGGAAAGGTGAATCTGGGGTGCGGGGCTTTGAGTACCTCCGCCCGTCCAGCCAAGATTAATACCAAAAAGCTACTGGAATTCTATGCCGCTCAGCAGCGTGAAGAGTGGCAATTAGGTGCCCCGGAACAGGTCACTTCTGCACTGCTACCGATGGGTGGGTCCATCTCTGGGGTCGCCGGCAAGAACTGGGCGCTCGTGGGAGATGCTGCCGCCTTGGTTAACCCTTTGAATGGTGAGGGCATTGACTATGGGATGGAGAGTGCACAGCTAGCTGTCATGATGATGGCGAGCCAGAAGAACCCCGATTTTCGACGCCAGTGGCCAGAGATTCTCAGAGCAGAGTTTGGTACTGCTTTCCTTTTGGGCCGAACTATTGCCCGAGCTCTTACCCTCCCCCGATTCCTCCCCATCGCTGGCTCCTTAGCGCTCAAAGAGCCAATAGGTCCACGTCTTATGCCTGTGGCAGCACGGCTTATGGGCAACCTGATCAGTGAGGAAGATCAAGACCTGGTGGCACGCATCTGGCGGGCCACTGGCCATAGCGCAACGAGCTGGCGTTATATTCGACGCCAACTAGGCCGGAGCATAACCCCCCTGTGGGGGGAGCAAATCTAG
- a CDS encoding glycosyltransferase family 4 protein, whose product MRVAIIAESFLPNVNGVSNSVLRVLEHLAECGHEAMVIAPGARGHAEEIPNYVGFNIRRVPTIRVPLIDSLPVGVPTVAVRQGLKTFQPDIVHLASPFVLGAAGAFAAKQLKIPSVAVYQTDIAGFSRRYRLSALATASWDWIRAVHNRCQLTLAPSSVAIGELEDHGVEGVRRWGRGVDSQRFHPRFRDPVLRRHWNPTGKKIILGYVGRLAAEKGVHRLAKAAQDPRIQVIIVGDGPERVALTELMPGALFTGALTGQQLARAYASFDLFAHPGEFETFCQTIQEAQASGVPTIGPHAGGPIDLISEGINGSLLPVADFHSQLPATVHRLMSPGLYPRLQAQARAGVAERTWQALGDQLLSYYEDAVELAKIGDYGQGRFK is encoded by the coding sequence GTGAGAGTAGCGATCATTGCTGAATCTTTTCTCCCTAACGTCAACGGGGTAAGTAACTCGGTACTCCGGGTCTTAGAACATCTTGCTGAGTGCGGGCATGAAGCCATGGTCATTGCTCCGGGAGCTCGCGGCCACGCAGAGGAAATCCCCAATTACGTGGGTTTCAATATTCGTCGAGTACCCACCATCCGGGTGCCTCTCATCGATTCTCTTCCAGTGGGGGTGCCCACGGTCGCGGTACGGCAGGGATTAAAAACATTTCAACCCGATATTGTCCACCTCGCTTCTCCCTTTGTTCTGGGTGCAGCTGGGGCCTTTGCCGCCAAGCAGCTAAAAATCCCGAGTGTCGCTGTCTACCAAACAGATATCGCCGGGTTTTCTCGACGCTATCGGCTCTCAGCGCTAGCCACGGCAAGTTGGGACTGGATCAGGGCCGTGCACAACCGCTGTCAACTGACCTTGGCGCCTAGCAGCGTCGCTATTGGCGAGTTAGAAGACCATGGAGTCGAAGGGGTTCGACGCTGGGGTCGTGGGGTGGATTCGCAACGGTTTCACCCACGCTTTCGGGATCCTGTTCTACGCCGCCATTGGAATCCCACCGGCAAAAAAATCATTCTGGGCTATGTGGGGCGGCTGGCAGCAGAAAAGGGGGTGCACCGACTAGCAAAAGCGGCTCAAGATCCAAGGATCCAAGTCATCATTGTGGGTGACGGTCCGGAGCGCGTCGCGTTAACTGAACTAATGCCGGGCGCACTATTCACCGGAGCGCTCACCGGGCAACAACTAGCTCGGGCATACGCCAGTTTTGATCTTTTTGCTCACCCAGGTGAGTTTGAAACCTTCTGCCAAACAATCCAGGAGGCTCAAGCGAGCGGAGTTCCTACCATTGGGCCACACGCTGGGGGCCCGATTGACCTTATCTCTGAGGGGATTAATGGTTCTTTGTTGCCGGTCGCTGATTTCCATAGCCAGCTTCCCGCCACGGTGCATAGACTCATGAGCCCAGGGCTCTATCCCCGGCTACAAGCCCAGGCTCGGGCAGGGGTAGCAGAGCGAACATGGCAAGCGTTGGGGGATCAACTTCTTTCCTACTATGAGGATGCCGTAGAGCTAGCTAAGATCGGTGACTATGGCCAAGGCAGATTTAAATAA
- a CDS encoding DUF3592 domain-containing protein — protein sequence MPKVVHIPRARVRRRLHQVILVLFCAGILGCTALVGAAWLNDRRINQDRGRALAEVTAVSLTRTTVEFQDEQGVFYSPPTGLLYPTDLGVGQRVWVNYQRSHPELVKVEGRQWTLSIIPATSSALVITAIAALLWWVSDRLTRPPEETAVNSSDQT from the coding sequence ATGCCGAAAGTGGTTCATATTCCCCGTGCGAGGGTGAGGCGTCGTCTCCATCAAGTGATTTTGGTGTTGTTCTGCGCCGGGATATTGGGATGCACTGCCTTGGTGGGGGCTGCCTGGCTGAATGACCGACGCATCAACCAGGATCGTGGCCGGGCCCTAGCGGAGGTCACTGCCGTATCGCTGACCAGAACCACCGTGGAATTTCAGGATGAGCAGGGCGTTTTCTATTCCCCGCCCACAGGTTTGCTCTACCCCACCGACCTTGGGGTAGGACAGCGAGTGTGGGTTAACTATCAGCGTTCTCATCCAGAGTTAGTCAAGGTAGAAGGCCGACAATGGACTCTGTCGATTATCCCGGCTACCAGCTCTGCACTGGTGATTACGGCTATCGCTGCACTGCTGTGGTGGGTTTCTGATCGCTTGACTCGCCCGCCAGAAGAGACAGCTGTGAACAGTTCGGATCAAACTTAA
- the secE gene encoding preprotein translocase subunit SecE — protein sequence MSEKQPKKTGAPRPTGKRQLAGVSTTSVSAQKAATPAVARKNPDEKPGGGVAAFIPEVVAEMRKVVWPTAKQMVVYTVVVFAFLIIMTALTAGVDALVRAGVEFVLTPR from the coding sequence GTGAGTGAAAAGCAGCCGAAGAAAACGGGTGCCCCGCGTCCTACCGGAAAACGCCAACTCGCTGGTGTCAGTACCACCTCTGTTTCCGCGCAGAAGGCAGCTACACCTGCAGTAGCGCGGAAAAATCCTGATGAAAAACCAGGTGGTGGGGTTGCAGCTTTTATCCCTGAAGTTGTTGCTGAGATGCGTAAGGTGGTGTGGCCCACCGCTAAACAAATGGTGGTGTACACCGTCGTGGTTTTCGCTTTCCTCATCATCATGACGGCGTTGACAGCCGGGGTTGATGCGCTAGTTCGTGCGGGAGTTGAGTTCGTGCTCACCCCTCGCTAA
- the rplA gene encoding 50S ribosomal protein L1: MSKKSKAYRAAAELIDAGRIYRPIEALKLASETSSKNYDATIDVAIRLGVDPRKADQLVRGTVSLPNGTGKEVRVAVFAAGEKATQAEEAGADIVGTDELIEQINAGNLDFDVTIATPDQMAKVGRVARVLGPRGLMPNPKTGTVTTDVAKAIKEVKGGKISFRVDRAANLHTAIGKASFDPKALAENYGALIEELLRIKPTSSKGIYLKKITVASTNGPGIPVDTSVVKNFAE, translated from the coding sequence ATGAGCAAAAAATCTAAGGCTTACCGCGCTGCTGCGGAATTGATTGATGCTGGCCGTATTTATCGGCCGATTGAAGCCCTCAAATTGGCTTCTGAGACTTCTTCTAAGAACTATGACGCCACCATTGACGTCGCGATCCGCCTGGGTGTTGATCCCCGCAAGGCTGATCAGTTAGTTCGCGGTACTGTTTCTTTGCCGAATGGTACTGGTAAAGAGGTTCGGGTAGCCGTGTTTGCTGCTGGCGAAAAAGCTACTCAGGCTGAAGAAGCCGGTGCCGATATTGTGGGAACCGACGAACTGATTGAGCAGATCAACGCCGGTAACTTGGACTTTGACGTCACTATCGCTACGCCGGATCAAATGGCTAAGGTGGGCCGCGTGGCTCGCGTCCTAGGCCCCCGTGGTCTTATGCCTAACCCGAAGACCGGTACGGTGACCACCGATGTCGCCAAGGCAATCAAGGAAGTTAAGGGAGGAAAGATCTCCTTCCGTGTTGACCGGGCCGCTAACCTTCACACTGCTATCGGCAAGGCTTCCTTTGACCCCAAGGCGCTGGCTGAGAACTATGGTGCTTTGATCGAGGAACTTCTTCGCATCAAGCCGACCTCTTCTAAGGGTATTTACCTGAAGAAGATCACCGTGGCTTCCACCAATGGGCCTGGAATCCCGGTTGATACCAGCGTGGTGAAGAACTTCGCTGAATAG